From Onychostoma macrolepis isolate SWU-2019 chromosome 05, ASM1243209v1, whole genome shotgun sequence, one genomic window encodes:
- the LOC131540792 gene encoding uncharacterized protein LOC131540792, translating to MACTPAESEPNSLRSTYKFNVGSRKNLIVIKPEKCKINEQKQFLKLGLLNIRSLAPKAVIVNEMITDNSFDVLCLTETWLKPNEYFGLNESTPPSYCYKHEPRQTGRGGGVATIYSDFLNVTQKTGYRFNSFEILLLNVTLSDMQKKSLLSLALATVYRPPGPYTEFLKEFADFLSDLLVNVDKVLIVGDFNIHIDNTNDALGLAFTDLINSFGVKQNVTGPTHRFNHTLDLIISHGIDLTDIDIVPQSDDVTDHFLVSCMLHITDINYMAPRYRLGRTIVPATKDRFTNNLPDLSQLLCVPINTRELDIYIYIYIYAFSRRFYPKRLTLHSSYSFFTFYQL from the exons ATGGCCTGCACCCCAGCAGAGTCGGAGCCGAactcct TGAGGTcaacatataaatttaatgtaggatctagaaaaaatctgatcgtgattaaacctgaaaaatgcaaaataaatgaacaaaaacaatttctaaagcttgggctcctaaacattagatcactcgcacccaaagcagttattgtaaatgaaatgatcacagataatagttttgatgtactttgtttgactgaaacctggcttaaaccaaatgaatattttggtctaaatgagtctactccaccaagctactgttataaacatgaacCCCGTCAGACTGGTCGTGGCGGTGGTGTCGCGACAATATAtagtgattttctcaatgttactcagaaaacaggatacaggtttaactcattcgaaatacttctacttaatgttacactgtcagatatgcaaaagaaatctctcctatctcttgctctggctactgtgtatagaccaccagggccatatacagaattcctaaaagaatttgcagatttcctctcagatctattggttaatgttgataaagtGCTAATTGTcggagattttaacattcacattgataatacaaatgatgcgttaggacttgcgtttactgacctaataaactcttttggagtcaagcaaaatgtcaccgggcccactcatcgttttaatcatacgctagatttaattatatcgcatggaattgatcttactgatatagatatcgtacctcaaagtgatgatgttactgatcatttccttgtatcgtgcatgctgcatattaccgatattaactatatggctccgcgttatcgtctgggcagaactattgttccagccaccaaagacagattcacaaataacctgcctgatttatctcaactgctctgtgtacccataaatacacgtgaactagacatttacatttacatttacatttatgcatttagcagacgcttttatccaaagcgacttacattgcattcaagttacagtttttttacattttatcagctctag